In Humulus lupulus chromosome 7, drHumLupu1.1, whole genome shotgun sequence, the following are encoded in one genomic region:
- the LOC133790109 gene encoding uncharacterized protein LOC133790109, translating into MRKAWKGHKYKLHLYFKEIGGENDVEMAKIKRHPDLKEEHQEDWMILCDRWCSPEFKERELKNTTNRSKRKWESKNGSVSTPRHHIRRGMVLSSPTGQIETWRLKHYDAEKGWTGIELGPLYDKMMELRGQHPPEELSDKEIMERVLGRDSIYLRGRGRSPSVTTSTSHRENIVGNQPNYEELLERLNDTTSRLNATNEQLSVVVDILRHNNLMAPPPPPPTDQASDANLRESPSISVLESQDDS; encoded by the exons ATGAGAAAAGCATGGAAGGGTCATAAGTACAAGCTGCACTTATATTTCAAAGAAATTGGAGGAGAAAATGATGTTGAGATGGCCAAGATCAAACGTCATCCAGACTTAAAAGAAGAACATCAAGAAGATTGGATGATTTTGTGTGATCGTTGGTGTTCTCCTGAATTTAAG GAAAGAGAATTAAAGAATACTACCAATCGATCAAAGAGGAAATGGGAGTCAAAAAATGGTTCAGTCTCCACACCACGACATCACATTCGACGTGGAATGGTGTTATCTTCTCCTACCGGTCAAATTGAGACATGGCGTCTAAAGCATTATGATGCTGAGAAAGGATGGACTGGAATAGAGCTCGGGCCATTATAT gaTAAAATGATGGAGTTAAGGGGTCAACATCCTCCAGAAGAACTGTCTGATAAAGAGATTATGGAGCGTGTACTTGGACGTGATTCGATATACTTGCGAGGGAGGGGGCGATCTCCTAGTGTCACAACTTCTACTTCACATCGTGAAAATATTGTGGGTAATCAACCAAATTATGAAGAGTTACTTGAACGACTTAATGATACAACTTCCCGCCTTAATGCTACTAACGAACAACTTAGTGTTGTTGTGGATATACTTCGTCATAACAATTTGATGGcaccacctccaccacctccaacagaccaagcttcagatgcaaatttaagagagtcgccatctatttcagttctggagtcacaagatgattcttag
- the LOC133792559 gene encoding uncharacterized protein LOC133792559 — protein sequence MHMIEELKELWDGVNAYDLYGQCMFKLRAAVLWTISDFPAYAYLSGWGTAGKLACPVCLEGTRSRRITDKQCFMGYRCYLKRNHSWRKSKEYDGSTELRGPPRTFTGDDILKKLDEIPIHTHGKAPSNSSRKCKRGEKELNWCKRSVLFELPYWSKLLLRYNLAVMHIEKNVCDNIIGTLLDIEGKSKDTLKSREDLQNFNIHEELWLKKDLSNNKLEKPYASYTLTREECKDFCKFIQSVRLPDGYASNISRCVTDNDKLGGMKTHDCHVLLHKILPAALLPFLTDNIRGTLIELCQFFQKICAKTLQIFYIEELSDGIVIILCKLEKIFPPSFFTIMVHLCVHLPDQVLLGGPVASRWMFGTELHMGLYKKYVRNMSRPDGSIAEAFVVDEDVTFLSRYVSNIETRFTRPERNWDIPSPNHKLDFFNSNGRPLGASTIKLLQNGDKSFNDLSDSEVALEHKEQFPSWFKNKVSQMRVQKSPLANDDLYSLSQGPLERYNTYQSCIVNGVRFRCKEHEDTLKTQCSRICTEGDHDNINILYYGVLIEIFQLSFVLDWKVFLFRCKWYNSNPKGRSIVVDHNLTSINTSTDWYSNEPFILATQAQQVFYLLDMKRGSNWRIVQKVNHRSIYDIPEIMEETVNNDVFQEEESFQLPPFQPTEDFIESLSLVRLDVPSVTLSDQLVVDLFLNQNQNVDKDSDLDEDFEEGNRFSNNETFLSSDDTKSYKESKCDDDADS from the exons ATGCATATGATTGAAGAGCTTAAAGAGTTATGGGATGGAGTCAATGCATATGATTTGTATGGTCAATGCATGTTTAAACTTCGAGCTGCAGTCTTGTGGACAATTAGTGATTTTCCTGCTTATGCATACTTGTCTGGGTGGGGCACTGCTGGTAAATTAGCATGTCCAGTTTGTCTTGAAGGTACAAGATCTAGAAGAATAACTGACAAACAATGTTTCATGGGATATCGATGTTATTTGAAAAGAAACCATTCTTGGAGAAAAAGTAAAGAATATGATGGATCTACTGAATTACGTGGCCCTCCTAGAACTTTTACTGGTGACGACATTTTAAAGAAATTGGATGAAATTCCTATTCATACCCATGGTAAAGCACCAAGTAATTCTTCTAGAAAATGTAAGCGTGGAGAGAAAGAGCTGAATTGGTGTAAAAGAAGTGTTTTGTTTGAATTGCCATACTGGTCAAAGCTCTTGCTGCGTTACAATCTTGCTGTGATGcatatagagaaaaatgtatgtgataacATTATTGGAACACTTTTAGACATTGAAGGTAAATCGAAAGACACTTTAAAATCTCGTGAGGATTTACAAAATTTTAATATTCATGAAGAGCTTTGGCTGAAGAAGGACCTATCTAATAACAAGCTTGAAAAACCTTATGCTAGTTACACTTTGACGAGAGAAGAATGCAAAGATTTTTGTAAATTCATTCAAAGTGTTAGATTACCGGATGGATATGCTTCAAATATTAGTCGATGTGTAACAGATAATGACAAACTAGGAGGAATGAAAACTCATGATTGTCATGTTTTACTTCATAAGATATTACCAGCTGCATTACTTCCTTTTCTGACAGACAACATTCGTGGTACTTTGATTGAACTCTGCCAATTCTTTCAAAAAATCTGTGCAAAAACATTACAAATTTTTTACATAGAAGAATTGAGCGATGGAATTGTAataattttgtgcaagttggaaaAGATATTTCCCCCATCATTTTTTACCATAATGGTTCATCTTTGTGTTCACCTACCCGATCAAGTGTTATTAGGTGGTCCAGTTGCTTCGAGATGGATGTTTGGGACAGAACTCCATATGGGTTTGTACAAGAAATATGTGAGAAACATGTCTCGGCCTGATGGTTCAATAGCAGAAGCTTTTGTTGTAGATGAAGATGTAACTTTCTTGTCAAGATATGTTTCTAACATAGAGACAAGATTCACAAGACCCGAGCGTAATTGGGATATACCTTCTCCAAATCATAAGTTAGATTTTTTCAACTCCAACGGTCGTCCATTAGGGGCATCTACTATCAAATTGCTTCAAAATGGAGACAAGTCGTTTAATG ATCTTTCAGATTCAGAAGTTGCCTTAGAGCACAAAGAACAATTTCCTTCTTGGTTTAAGAATAAA GTGTCTCAAATGCGAGTTCAAAAATCACCTCTTGCCAATGATGATTTGTACtctttatctcaaggtccacttGAACGGTACAACACCTACCAAAGTTGTATTGTAAATGGTGTTCGATTTCGATGTAAAGAGCATGAAGATACTCTTAAGACACAATGTTCTAGAATTTGCACTGAAGGTGATCATGACAATATTAATATCCTATACTATGGTGTCTTGATTGAGATTTTTCAGTTGTCATTCGTTTTAGATTGGAAGGTGTTCTTATTTCGTTGCAAGTGGTATAATTCTAATCCAAAAGGTAGATCAATTGTTGTGGATCATAATTTGACTTCCATCAATACATCTACTGATTGGTATTCTAATGAACCATTTATCTTGGCAACTCAAGCACAACAAGTTTTCTATTTGCTTGATATGAAGCGTGGTTCAAATTGGCGGATTGTTCAAAAAGTAAATCATCGATCTATTTATGACATTCCTGAAATTATGGAAGAGACAGTAAATAATGATGTGTTTCAAGAAGAAGAATCATTTCAATTGCCACCTTTTCAACCAACTGAGGATTTCATTGAAAGTTTGTCTTTAGTTCGATTAGATGTTCCATCTGTAACTCTTTCAGACCAACTTGTTGTTGATTTATTTTTAAACCAAAATCAAAATGTTGACAAGGATAGTGACTTAGATGAAGATTTTGAAGAAGGAAATAGATTCTCTAATAATGAAACATTTCTCTCAAGTGATGACACCAAAAGTTATAAAGAATCAAAATGTGATGATGATGCAGATTCTTAA
- the LOC133792560 gene encoding uncharacterized protein LOC133792560 — protein MHPFLFPFPVLSQHCSITAIPFRSHSRSIGVPDVLIFNNNRLFQFFLKTDSSATAGFTQLPINTSYSADVSPCRCSVLASCFCSLVQQAFPDLESVVYKERGYLVTDEVFEALAKIGFSLDSPAFYTVCESFDQKKNERFRLDDFISLCIFLQSAHNMFDSFDTTKQGRVTFDLNQFVYCTANCRIKYIESKR, from the exons ATGCACCCTTTCCTGTTTCCATTCCCTGTTCTCTCACAGCACTGTTCTATCACTGCCATTCCGTTCCGTTCTCACAGCCGGTCCATTGGAGTCCCTGATGTTTTGATCTTCAACAACAATCGCCTTTTCCAGTTCTTCCTCAAGACCGATTCATCTGCAACTGCTGGGTTTACCCAGCTACCGATTAATACAAG CTATAGTGCTGATGTCTCTCCATGTCGTTGTAGTGTGTTGGCCAGTTGCTTTTGTAGTTTG GTTCAACAAGCTTTTCCAGACCTAGAGAG tgttgtttaCAAGGAGCGTGGTTATCTTGTTACTGATGAAGTGTTTGAG GCATTGGCAAAAATTGGATTCTCGCTGGACTCTCCTGCTTTTTACACTGTCTGTGAG AGTTTTGATCAAAAGAAGAATGAAAGATTCAGATTAGATGATTTCATATCTCTTTGTATATTTTTGCAGTCAGCTCA TAATATGTTTGATTCATTTGATACTACTAAGCAGGGCCGGGTGACTTTTGATCTCAACCAATTTGTATATTGCA CTGCCAATTGTAGGATAAAGTATATTGAAAGCAAAAGATAA